In Mytilus edulis chromosome 6, xbMytEdul2.2, whole genome shotgun sequence, the following proteins share a genomic window:
- the LOC139526772 gene encoding uncharacterized protein, protein MEHFLNKYKCHVKCVDDTNHPISPLQRPRGMSGTAICYKREISSSVTEKSDGSMRINVIKVDVKPKPLLIIGVYMPCRGGIDADRDYREITDELSEIILKYKSSCDIVIAGDTNASTARDKPNSRDKLFLDFIKEHNLYTPNGLGQENTYFHPSGMSSTQIDYILESTPGLVTNFKVLQRHPLNTSQHDPVAGCINVDLDTYNSEPIISNLPSRVKWEKINKEKYQNMVSNKLLEINLEPEKSTYS, encoded by the coding sequence ATGGAACATTTTTTGAATAAATACAAATGTCACGTTAAATGTGTAGATGATACAAATCATCCCATTTCACCACTCCAGAGACCTAGAGGAATGAGTGGGACTGCAATATGTTATAAAAGGGAAATTTCAAGCTCTGTCACTGAAAAATCTGATGGATCAATGCGCATAAATGTCATTAAGGTAGATGTAAAACCTAAACCACTATTAATAATAGGTGTATACATGCCGTGTAGAGGAGGGATCGACGCTGATAGAGACTACCGTGAAATAACTGATGAACTCtcagaaattattttgaaatataaatcgtCATGTGACATAGTTATCGCTGGTGATACGAATGCTAGTACTGCAAGAGATAAACCAAACAGTAGAGAcaaattatttttagattttattaaAGAACATAATTTGTATACCCCTAATGGATTAGGACAGGAAAACACTTACTTTCACCCTAGTGGTATGAGCTCAACACAGATTGATTACATCCTGGAAAGTACACCAGGACTAGTTACCAACTTTAAAGTCCTACAACGTCACCCACTTAATACGTCTCAACACGACCCAGTTGCTGGCTGCATCAATGTCGACCTGGATACTTATAATTCAGAACCTATTATCTCAAACTTACCGTCAAGAGTAAAATGGGAAAAGATAAACAAGGAAAAGTACCAAAATATGGTCTCAAATAAACTTTTAGAAATAAATTTAGAACCGGAAAAGTCTACCTATAGTTAA